A single Syngnathus acus chromosome 8, fSynAcu1.2, whole genome shotgun sequence DNA region contains:
- the arl16 gene encoding ADP-ribosylation factor-like protein 16 isoform X2, protein MPPQVGTNLTDVMLRRKKLTVRELGGCMGPIWSSYFNDCSSVIFVVDSSNVAQVSASCIQLLSVLSAGPLQNASVLIIFNKRDMPCTISLPEIRSLFRLDDVAACAPQPIVTLEASARSGMGLREVLAWMESIAVK, encoded by the exons ATGCCTCCTCAGGTGGGAACCAACCTGACGGACGTGATGCTGAGGCGAAAGAAGCTGACGGTGAGGGAGTTGGGAGGCTGCATGGGCCCAATCTGGTCCAGTTACTTCAACGATTGTTCGTCGGTCATA TTTGTGGTGGACTCGTCCAATGTGGCTCAAGTGTCGGCATCGTGCATCCAGCTGCTGTCGGTGCTTTCTGCTGGGCCTCTGCAAAACGCTTCTGTGCTTATCATCTTTAACAAGCG GGACATGCCTTGCACCATAAGCCTGCCGGAGATCCGCTCCCTGTTCCGATTGGATGACGTGGCGGCCTGCGCTCCTCAGCCCATCGTCACGCTGGAAGCCAGCGCCCGCTCCGGGATGGGACTGCGGGAGGTGTTGGCCTGGATGGAATCCATCGCCGTCAAGTGA